In the Malaclemys terrapin pileata isolate rMalTer1 chromosome 12, rMalTer1.hap1, whole genome shotgun sequence genome, one interval contains:
- the LOC128845988 gene encoding olfactory receptor 6N1-like produces MSYDRYLAICKPLHYEARMNGRFCLQLAAGSWLSGFLASSIIISLASELIFCGPNKIDHFFCDFTPIVKLSCSNTCLVTLLDIVLSSVFTLPPFLLTLTSYVCIITTILRIPSTAGRQKAFSTCSSHIIVVTVFYGTLMIVYMLPNTKRLRDLHKFFSLSYTVLTPMINPLIYSLRNKEVKEALRKGMWKCMSHT; encoded by the coding sequence atgtcttatgatcggtatcTAGCAATATgcaaaccactgcactatgaAGCCCGTATGAATGGCAGGTTCTGCCTCCAGCTAGCAGCTGGGTCTTGGCTAAGTGGATTTCTAGCTAGTTCCATCATAATATCATTGGCTTCTGAACTAATTTTCTGTGGCCCCAACAAAATtgaccatttcttctgtgatttCACCCCAATAGTTAAACTCTCTTGCAGCAACACCTGCCTTGTCACACTTTTGGATATTGTGCTGTCATCTGTATTCACTTTGCCCCCATTTCTGTTGACCCTGACATCCTACGTTTGTATCATCACCACCATCTTGAGAATCCCTTCCACTGCCgggaggcaaaaggccttttccacctgctcctcccacatCATTGTGGTGACAGTTTTCTACGGGACCCTGATGATTGTTTATATGTTACCAAACACCAAGAGACTGAGAGACCTGCacaaatttttttctctttcctacaCAGTCTTGACTCCCATGATCAACCcgctcatctacagcctgagaaacaaagaggtcaAGGAGGCCCTTAGAAAAGGGATGTGGAAATGTATGTCTCACACATGA